The DNA window ATAACACAGCCGTCACGGACATCATACATTACTAATTCTGTGTGAGCAGCTAATGGAAGCTGCAGAAATCACCCATGTTCAATCTTCTGATCCAAGTTTGTTACCCTGAACAAAGCAGAGGAAACGAAATACAACCAAGCTGCTGCAATTGCAGCGATGCTGCGAGATCCCCTGTCCTCCTTGTCAGGTGACAGTACAAACACAGGTTTCTCATCCACGACCAGAATTTTTCCACAAAGGAGCCATGGGCTGCCCTGCGGCCCGTCCCCAGCGATATGTAACAACGTTAACTAATACATAGTATTTACTTGAGCGTTTCTCAAGACCAGAAGCCTTCAGGAGAAGGTGTGgtactgtccggtttttcccgcCAAACCCAGGGGAGCATGAGAAAACAACTTTGCTCTAAGACAGAACTGAAAGTCCTTGAAATCATGCATTAGAATCTGCACAAAGGATGCTACGGGTTACATCAAGAGAACTGAGTGAAGCATTGCTGAAACACCTCCCGCTTCCAGCCCCTTCAGTCActcagaaagcaaagcatgCTGCCAAATGCGGTTTCGTGTGAAGTTGCAGGCTCtgttttttgcatttaatagGTCTTACTATAGCAAGAACCAGATGAAAAACATTTGTGAAACCTGAAGTTTAATTCCTATAGAGGAAAATAATTGCTGAAGCCAAGACAAAGTAAAATTATAATATTGGACCCATAAACTGGTTTTGGTACTAGGAGAAAAAGCTCGTATTTAGTATATTATTTCATTCCCTTTGTCATCTTAGGTTTTCTCGATCTTTATGCCCAGTTCTTCCAAACACACTATTCGAAAAAAGAGTCGGGTCTTTACCTGCACCGAGCTCCGTAGGCACATTGTCCCTTCTGGTAGTACTTGCAGATGGTGGACGATTTACTTGTAGATAAGTCATGCGAGAACAGACACTTGTTTCCTTCCCGACACACTCCTTGCACGTAGTACCTGGGGGAGAAGCACCTCTGGTCAGACAACTCTGTTTTGTGAAGACAAGCGTAAGAGCGGTTTTCCTTCCCAGAGGGAACTTCGAAAAACGTTTCCCTCGAACCCGACCTCGCCTCTTTCGCAAAGTCCCGCCATTATGGGGCTGCAAGCGGGGGCGCAGCAGCTCCCTGCGCTCCGCCCCGGGCAGCTGCGGGCACCAGGCAGCACCCGCCGCCGCTTCCCTAAGGACGAGCCAAGGCCAGCACGGCCAGGCGCAGCCTTCCCCGGTGGCCTGTGCGGGGGTTCGGGCCGGGGAAGCCTCCgccaccctgccccagccaccaGCAGGCCCCGGGAGGCCCCGAGACGCGCCAGCCGGGCCGGGGAaggcaggccccaggcccagGCCCGGGCTCGGGTCCAGGCCTAGGCAGCAGCGCTCACCTGCAGGTCACCTGCTTCGTGCTCATCCTCGCCACGCCGGCCCGCCCGGCGTCCCGCGTAGGGATTCAGCTCCGTTCCGCTCCGCCACCGGGAGGAAGGGCGGAGCCACACGGGCCCGCAATGCCAATCCCCTCGCCCGGACACATTTCACCGCTGCGCCGCCCCACAGAGGCGGGCTAGAGCGCCGCTCAGCCGGACCATAGAGAGACGGCGGGTAGGGCGGAGCGTCGACCCACGGCCGCCATGACGGAGGCCGCCACCGCCGCCATCCTGCGGGTGCGGCACTGCGGGGCCGACATCTTTTGCCGCCGGGTGCCGCCGTGCTGCCCCGCCTGCCACCAGCCGCTGCCCACCGCCGGGCTGcgcgccgccccgctccgcatCCCAAGCCCCTTCCGCCACGGGCACCGGCAGCCCCGCGCCTTCCTCCTCCGGCCCACCGCCGGCACCTTCCTCGGGTACGGGCGGCACAGCcccggcgggggaggggagcggcgggaggcCCGGGGAAGGGGCCAGTGCTCGCCTGGCGGCCACAGGCTCTCCCGCTCCCCCTGGGCCGGCGCCGGGAGGCGGTGACTGAGCGAGCGAGCTTCCCGCCAGTCCTGGCCAAACCCCGTTCTGGAAACGAAGCTGCCTTTTCTGGGCTCGCAGTAGAGGTTCGCCTCCCAGGCTGCGCCCTGGGCCCGAGTGGGAagcgatcgtgcccctgtactgggcactggcGAGGCCACAGCTCGAATACTATGTTcatttttgggcccctcactacaaggacagcgagttgctggagcgtgggagcgtgtccagggaagggtaagaaagctggtgaagggtctggagagcaggtcttacgaGGAGcgactgagggaactggggttgtttagcctggagaaaaggaggctgaggggagacctgcAACTACCCGAAAGGcggctgtagtgaggtgggtgttggtctcttctcccaagttagtagtgataggacaagaggaaatggcctcaagctgcatcaggggaggtttagattggatattggaaaaaatttctttcctggaagagtggtcaggcattgggacaggctgcccagagaggtggtggagtcaccatccctggaggtgttaaaaaaatgtgtagacatggtacttcaggacatggtttaagagacctggtggtgttgggttgacagttggacttgatgatcctagaggtcttttccaacctgaatgattctatgaatctaagTAGCCTGACAAGCACCACTTGTTCTGAAGAGGGGATGGCATAATGACGTTTCTAATGGGAACAAGCAACGCTCAAATCCATCTCCAAtactgttccttttctttcagggGATACGACGGGAAATCTGATCTTCATGTTGGAATAACTAATAGTAATGGTAAAAAGTACTTTAAGGTTGCCTTACAAACTACTGTCTGCCTCCCATACCTTGTATTTACACTGTACGCGCAGGTGAGGTCTGCCTCCTCCGCCCAGGATCATCTGAATGCTGTGGTGGTTATTT is part of the Phalacrocorax carbo chromosome 6, bPhaCar2.1, whole genome shotgun sequence genome and encodes:
- the MKRN2OS gene encoding MKRN2 opposite strand protein isoform X2, coding for MTEAATAAILRVRHCGADIFCRRVPPCCPACHQPLPTAGLRAAPLRIPSPFRHGHRQPRAFLLRPTAGTFLGGYDGKSDLHVGITNSNGKKYFKVALQTTVCLPYLVFTLYAQVRSASSAQDHLNAVVVISEPPRLLQQYLVPVKNAGCSIQISDALLLKNRNQELNCSLPKSIMCGVQLQ